In a single window of the Drosophila albomicans strain 15112-1751.03 chromosome 3, ASM965048v2, whole genome shotgun sequence genome:
- the LOC117571701 gene encoding membrane-bound transcription factor site-1 protease, with protein sequence MSALELHFWLATIFALCLTECAVEPTKPLTSEGLDFVVNTVPNEFIVKFHSKYYTKIRESFVEKRLNKQNVKWSILPRNNIASHYPSDFDILYIASANQTSIEVILEAIKQHPAIKSVVPQRSVQRFLASTTNATFTCNTRQLLGVTRKKHLKLVNPHHVSGSLHADVLWKLGITGKGVKVAIFDTGLTQNHPHFRNVKERSNWTNEKSLDDGVSHGTFVAGVIASSKECLGLAPDAELHIYKVFTNSQVSYTSWFLDAFNYAIYKKVNIINLSIGGPDFMDLPFVEKVLELSANNIIMISAAGNDGPIYGTLNNPGDQSDVIGVGSINFEDKIARFSSRGMTTWELPLGYGRAGLDIVTYGSQVEGSDVHAGCRRLSGTSVSSPVVAGVAALLRSGASHKVNLVNPSSLKQVLVEGAEKLPNYNIFEQGQGKLNLLKSMQLLLSYKPKISLIPSSLDFTTNYMWPYSSQPLFYGSVASIVNVTILNGISVTGKVLGQPKWIPDPEHYGQYLNISSSYSTLMWPWTGWMAVYIAVNKDGENYAGTAKGYLIVLIESYPFGSNQTHESEVRLPLTIKIMPTPPRHKRILWDQYHSLRYPPGYIPRDNLKIKADLLDWRADHIHTNFRDAYIHLRNAGYYIDVLREPYTCFNPLDYGVLLIIDPEEEFFNEEITKLGQYVYKDGLSVIVFADWYNTTVMRNIKFFDENSRQWWIPDTGGANIPALNDLLGQFGISFGDFVGEGYFKLGDHAMYYASGTTLTTFPNNPDDVVIGTNLNDQGASVMANGKTSNTESKQFVPIMGLFQTTLESRQTIKLSNLFPDSPNAADDVELFDNSVDRAVLKNRILLHDKSEKHSEGRIAVYGDSNCLDSSYMEKACFWLLTTILDFAMNSHKSVLLNNLNRISEFKNLNKELPIRLASSNLKLFSKVITNRKNPILHCEKIEWIGKTTFNDSKRIEPEVEFDTEESLNNYVIDNLNTEIAKLALYDYKQSANQNDFNINISVLFMITLSLTVIILFVIFLRCKIVLFSCK encoded by the exons ATGAGTGCATTAGAATTACATTTTTGGCTTGCTACAATTTTTGCCCTTTGCTTAACTGAGTGTGCTGTCGAACCCACAAAACCATTGACATCAGAGGGTCTTGACTTTGTGGTAAACACCGTTCCCAACGAGTTCATAGTAAAATTTCATTCGAAATATTACACAAAAATACGAGAATCTTTCGTCGAAAAAAGgcttaataaacaaaat GTGAAGTGGTCGATTTTACCTCGGAACAATATAGCTAGCCATTATCCAAGtgattttgatattttgtacATCGCAAGCGCTAATCAGACATCAATTGAAGTCATTCTCGAAGCAATAAAACAACATCCTGCTATTAAATCAGTAGTCCCTCAACGTAGTGTTCAACGTTTTCTGGCATCTACCACCAACGCTACATTTACCTGTAATACTCGGCAACTTCTTGGTGTGACgcgaaaaaaacatttaaagctTGTGAACCCGCATCATGTCTCCGGCTCACTCCATGCAGATGTGCTTTGGAAACTTGGCATTACGGGAAAAGGTGTTAAAGTGGCGATATTCGATACTGGATTGACACAAAATCATCCTCATTTTCGAAATGTCAAAGAGCGATCGAATTGGACAAACGAAAAGTCATTGGATGATGGAGTCAGTCACGGAACTTTCGTCGCAGGCGTGATAGCTTCGTCAAAAGAATGCCTGGGATTGGCTCCTGACGCCGAATTGCACATCTATAAGGTTTTCACCAACTCTCAGGTTTCATATACGTCTTGGTTCCTAGATGCCTTCAATTATGCTATCTACAAAAAAGTCAACATAATCAATTTAAGTATTGGCGGCCCCGATTTTATGGACTTGCCATTCGTTGAAAAGGTCTTGGAATTATCAgccaataatataattatgataTCAGCCGCAGGCAACGACGGCCCTATATATGGTACTCTGAACAATCCTGGTGACCAGAGTGATGTAATCGGTGTAGGTAGCATCAATTTTGAGGATAAAATTGCGAGATTCAGCTCAAGAGGTATGACAACATGGGAACTTCCTTTAGGCTATGGCAGAGCTGGATTGGATATTGTTACTTATGGTAGCCAGGTGGAAGGAAGTGACGTTCATGCAGGTTGCAGACGTCTATCAGGAACATCAGTTTCATCACCTGTAGTTGCTGGAGTAGCAGCTTTGTTAAGAAGTGGAGCTTCACATAAAGTTAATTTAGTAAATCCATCATCGTTGAAACAAGTTTTGGTCGAAGGCGCAGAGAAACTTCCAAATTACAACATATTCGAGCAAGGACAAGGAAAACTCAATTTGCTAAAGAGTATGCAGCTATTATTGTCCTACAAACCCAAGATTAGTCTGATACCATCGTCGCTTGATTTTACCACAAATTACATGTGGCCGTATAGCAGTCAACCCTTATTTTATGGAAGTGTCGCCTCAATTGTAAATGTTACAATTCTTAATGGCATATCAGTAACAGGAAAGGTTCTTGGTCAACCAAAATGGATTCCAGACCCAGAACACTATGGCCAATACCTCAACATTTCATCATCATATTCAACGTTAATGTGGCCTTGGACTGGATGGATGGCAGTTTATATAG CTGTAAACAAAGACGGAGAGAATTATGCTGGTACCGCCAAAGGCTACTTAATAGTATTAATAGAAAGTTATCCGTTTGGATCAAATCAAACTCATGAGAGCGAAGTACGCCTGCCACTTACTATTAAAATTATGCCAACACCGCCTCGACATAAACGGATTTTATGGGATCAATATCATAGTTTAAGATATCCACCTGGATATATTCCACGagacaatttaaaaattaaagcagACCTTTTGGATTGGAGAGCTGATCATATTCATACAAATTTTCGAGATGCTTATATACATTTAAGAAACGCTGGGTATTATATCGATGTTTTGAGAGAACCTTACACATGTTTTAACCCTCTTGATTATGGAGTCCTACTTATTATCGATCCGGAGgaagaattttttaatgaagaaATTACCAAACTTGGCCAATATGTTTATAAAGATGGTCTAAGTGTCATAGTGTTTGCGGATTGGTATAACACAACGGTAATGCGgaatataaaattctttgaTGAAAACAGTAGACAATGGTGGATTCCAGACACTGGAGGAGCTAATATTCCGGCCTTAAACGATCTTTTGGGTCAATTTGGAATATCGTTTGGCGATTTTGTTGGCGAGGGTTACTTTAAACTTGGCGATCATGCAATGTATTACGCTAGTGGCACTACGCTTACAACATTTCCAAACAATCCGGATGATGTTGTAATTGGAACAAATTTAAACGATCAAGGAGCATCg GTTATGGCAAATGGAAAAACATCGAATACGGAGTCAAAACAATTTGTACCTATAATGGGGTTATTTCAAACAACCCTTGAGTCTCGGCAGACGATAAAATTATCCAATCTCTTTCCGGACTCCCCGAATGCAGCTGATGATGTGGAGTTATTTGACAATTCAGTTGATCGAGCGGTCTTAAAGAATCGAATTTTACTTCATGACAAGAGCGAAAAACATTCTGAAGGTCGCATAGCTGTTTATGGGGACTCGAATTGCTTAGACTCGTCTTATATGGAAAAAGCTTGTTTCTGGCTTTTAACAACCATTTTAGATTTTGCAATGAATTCCCATAAATCTgtgttattaaataatttaaatagaatttctGAATTTAAGAATCTAAACAAAGAATTACCTATTAGGCTAGCAAgtagcaatttaaaattgttctCCAAAGTAATTACCAATAGAAAAAATCCAATACTACACTGCGAAAAAATTGAATGGATAGgtaaaacaacatttaacgACAGCAAAAGGATAGAACCTGAAGTGGAGTTCGATACGGAAGAGAGTTTAAACAACTATGtaattgataatttaaatacCGAAATTGCTAAATTAGCTTTATATGATTATAAACAATCGGCAAACCAAAATGACTTTAACAttaatatttcagttttattcATGATAACGTTGAGTTTAACtgtaataatattgtttgtaATATTTCTAAGATGTAAAATTGTACTTTTTTCGTGTAAATAA
- the LOC117571606 gene encoding opioid-binding protein/cell adhesion molecule: MITYLPNQYPMWQWSIYLLSIIILLSAPVSDGSFIASDNDAPTTAPKFLSRGHLYKVIVGETIELPCKVQNLGSFVLLWRKGSSVLTAGHLKISRDQRFKIVGDYNLQINGVKTQDAGDYICQLGDQENRDQVHTVEILVPPTLRALPHNGQVTARKGSTVTLECKASGNPVPTIYWFKKDVYSGPTHLSDSSTLILENVDRHHAGTYQCSADNGVKERVSMDIQLTILSPPEITVEKAWVHASEGYDIELVCVVHGDVNSEMLWYQNSFLLDPTDRRSMYPHDDRYSLIIRNFQPTDFGNYSCVADNALGRTKKYIEVSGRPGPADFISPALSGFLDHYNLTWTIESIPPLDEIKLLYRRLLMNETYQHPGKWHEYHIKPIPIRTDGTHYLMSYVVRNLEHNAVYEAIVQAKNKYGWNEISDIHQFYTRNHDLLLDIDREYKVGMSGSNRISKTLAAIILPYLMVTRFLLIFNI, encoded by the exons ATG aTAACATACTTACCAAATCAATATCCGATGTGGCAGTggagtatttatttgttgtctattattattttgcttagCG CCCCTGTCTCAGATGGATCATTCATAGCGTCTGATAATGATGCGCCCACTACTGCACCGAAATTCTTATCAAGGGGCCACCTTTACAAAGTAATAGTCGGAGAGACTATAGAATTGCCATGCAAGGTGCAAAATTTGGGATCGTTTGTCCTGTTGTGGAGAAAGGGCTCTTCAGTTCTTACTGCCggtcatttaaaaatatctcGTGACCAAAGGTTCAAAATCGTTGGAGACTACAATCTTCAGATTAATGGGGTTAAGACTCAAGATGCCGGCGATTATATATGCCAACTTGGGGACCAAGAAAATCGAGATCAAGTCCACACTGTTGAGATATTAG TGCCACCAACATTAAGAGCACTTCCGCACAATGGACAAGTGACTGCCCGTAAAGGAAGCACAGTTACTTTAGAGTGCAAGGCGTCGGGTAATCCAGTTCCCACAATATACTGGTTCAAAAAAGATGTTTACTCCGGACCGACTCACTTATCTGATAGCTCAACATTGATATTAGAAAATGTGGACAGACATCATGCAGGAACTTATCAGTGCTCAGCTGACAATGGCGTTAAAGAACGCGTTTCAATGGACATTCAGCTGACAATTTTGT CTCCTCCCGAAATAACTGTTGAAAAGGCTTGGGTTCATGCCTCTGAAGGATATGATATTGAACTCGTTTGCGTTGTTCATGGTGATGTTAATTCTGAG ATGTTATGGTATCAAAACTCATTCCTATTGGATCCAACGGATCGACGTTCAATGTACCCTCACGACGATAGATACAGCCTTATTATTAGAAATTTCCAGCCAACCGATTTTGGAAATTATAGTTGCGTGGCTGATAATGCACTAGGAAGAACAAAGAAATACATTGAGGTTTCCGGACGACCAGGGCCAGCAGATTTTATATCACCAGCCCTGAGCGGATTTCTAGATCACTACAATTTAACTTGGACAATAGAGTCCATACCGCCCTTAGACGAAATTAAGCTTTTATATCGAAGACTTCTg atgaACGAAACGTACCAACATCCCGGAAAATGGCACGAGTATCATATTAAGCCCATCCCTATTAGGACTGACGGGACACATTATTTGATGTCATATGTAGTAAGGAACTTAGAGCACAATGCAGTATATGAAGCAATTGTTCAAGCTAAGAATAAATATGGATGGAATGAG ATTAGCGACATTCACCAGTTTTATACCCGAAATCACGATCTTCTTTTGGACATCGATAGGGAATATAAAGTGGGAATGTCAGGCAGTAATCGAATATCAAAGACTTTAGCTGCAATAATTTTACCGTATTTGATGGTAACtagatttttgttgatattcaatatttaa